Proteins found in one Actinokineospora alba genomic segment:
- a CDS encoding peroxiredoxin — protein sequence MSLQLGDTAPDFTADSTAGAIEFHAWKSGSWAVLFSHPADFTPVCTTELGRVAQLKQEWAARDAKPIALSVDSVDDHNKWVPDIDEVNKTTVDYPIVADPDKKVANLFGMIHPNAGDTSSVRSVFIIDPADKIRLTLTYPKSVGRNFDEILRCLDALRLTDRATVATPVDWRDGDRVIVPPTVSTEDAKAKFGDVEEVKPYLRFIAQPAD from the coding sequence GTGAGCCTGCAACTGGGTGACACCGCGCCCGACTTCACCGCCGACAGCACGGCCGGGGCGATCGAGTTCCACGCCTGGAAGAGCGGCAGCTGGGCCGTGCTGTTCAGCCACCCGGCCGACTTCACGCCGGTCTGCACCACCGAACTGGGCCGCGTCGCGCAGCTCAAGCAGGAGTGGGCCGCCCGCGACGCCAAGCCCATCGCCCTGTCGGTGGACTCGGTCGACGACCACAACAAGTGGGTGCCGGACATCGACGAGGTCAACAAGACGACCGTCGACTACCCGATCGTCGCCGACCCGGACAAGAAGGTCGCGAACCTCTTCGGGATGATCCACCCGAACGCCGGCGACACCTCGTCGGTGCGGTCGGTCTTCATCATCGACCCGGCCGACAAAATCCGCCTCACCCTCACCTACCCGAAGAGCGTCGGCCGCAACTTCGACGAGATCCTGCGCTGCCTCGACGCCCTGCGCCTCACCGACCGCGCCACCGTCGCCACCCCCGTCGACTGGCGCGACGGCGACCGCGTGATCGTCCCCCCGACCGTGTCCACGGAGGACGCCAAGGCAAAGTTCGGCGACGTCGAAGAGGTCAAGCCGTACCTGCGCTTCATCGCCCAGCCCGCAGACTGA
- a CDS encoding ABC transporter permease produces MTTTISALPPRLDLPPDAGGGFLGAVRSEWTKLRTVASTWWTLAAATTLLLGGMAIAAVSTRSQHADGNPAAFTSSAPFITGEVMAYLVQWSIVILSVLMVTAEYQSGSIRNTLQWVPDRARMLLSKVAVLVPLLLVLGMVFGAVGLGIAILGLGEFGEAFTTDDAYNVVVGVALYLPMLGVFALGLAAALRGAAQTISIIFVVLLILPLMLPAIGLETVAAYLPGDAGVNLMRGTSHPIYPRPVGGLIVLAWSLTSLATGYLALRKRDT; encoded by the coding sequence GTGACGACCACGATTTCGGCACTGCCGCCGCGGCTCGACCTCCCGCCGGACGCGGGTGGCGGATTCCTCGGCGCCGTCCGCTCGGAATGGACCAAGCTCCGCACCGTCGCCTCGACGTGGTGGACGCTGGCGGCGGCCACCACGCTGTTGCTCGGCGGCATGGCGATCGCCGCTGTCTCGACCCGGTCGCAGCACGCGGACGGCAACCCCGCCGCGTTCACCAGTTCGGCGCCGTTCATCACCGGTGAGGTGATGGCGTACCTGGTGCAGTGGAGCATCGTCATCCTCTCGGTGCTGATGGTCACCGCCGAGTACCAGTCGGGCAGCATCCGCAACACCCTGCAGTGGGTGCCCGACCGGGCGAGGATGCTGCTGTCCAAGGTGGCGGTGCTGGTCCCGCTGCTCCTCGTGCTGGGAATGGTCTTCGGCGCCGTGGGCCTCGGCATCGCGATTCTCGGCCTCGGCGAGTTCGGCGAGGCCTTCACCACCGACGACGCCTACAACGTCGTCGTCGGTGTGGCGCTCTACCTGCCCATGCTCGGGGTGTTCGCGCTGGGCCTGGCCGCGGCCCTGCGCGGCGCCGCGCAGACCATCTCGATCATCTTCGTGGTCCTGCTCATCCTGCCGCTGATGCTGCCCGCGATCGGGCTGGAGACGGTGGCCGCGTACCTGCCCGGTGACGCGGGGGTGAACCTCATGCGCGGCACCAGCCACCCGATCTACCCCCGGCCGGTCGGCGGGTTGATCGTCCTGGCGTGGAGCCTCACGTCGCTCGCGACCGGCTACCTCGCGCTCCGCAAGCGCGACACCTGA
- the entS gene encoding enterobactin transporter EntS, whose protein sequence is MRLGQLVVDVTPARVSRDFRLLLICRTVVLLAAGFIAVAAPVQIYRLTESSLQVGLVSLALGMTKLFGFIAGGVLADRMDRRKLILISSVTVVLAFSAFAVNAALASSHELLFIYLIVIVGAGVEGIGETALSAVTPALVAPEHLAAGSGLIAVTSQLGFIVGPALGGVIIAGAGLPGTYAAAAVAILISTALLATLPSLPPGSDESSADDKREGVFASISEGFRFVRHNKLIRGVLIIDLCATGFGVPQTLFPQLVAEVFHGGPEMIGLLAAAPAVGALLASVSSGWTGLVRRSGRALIVAVLLMGAAYIGFGLSPHLVPAMVFLAIIGGVDSVSEILRRALLMHHTPDHLQGRVNSLWLAQASSSYSLGSTTSGFAASLFGPALAIIGAGALCISGVAALASTSPELREATLTVDEDTVDPAVSGSTGKDPGAEVSLG, encoded by the coding sequence ATGCGCCTGGGGCAACTTGTCGTCGATGTGACGCCAGCCAGGGTCAGCCGAGATTTCCGACTCCTTCTCATCTGTCGGACAGTCGTGCTGCTCGCCGCGGGGTTCATCGCGGTGGCCGCGCCGGTCCAGATCTACCGGCTCACCGAGTCGTCGCTCCAGGTCGGACTGGTCAGCCTGGCCCTCGGGATGACCAAGCTGTTCGGGTTCATCGCGGGCGGAGTCCTCGCCGACCGGATGGACCGACGCAAGCTCATCCTGATCAGCAGCGTCACCGTCGTGCTGGCGTTCAGCGCGTTCGCGGTCAACGCCGCGCTGGCGTCGTCCCACGAGCTGCTCTTCATCTATCTCATCGTGATCGTCGGCGCGGGCGTGGAAGGAATCGGGGAGACCGCGCTGTCCGCGGTCACCCCGGCCCTGGTCGCGCCGGAGCACCTCGCCGCGGGCAGCGGCTTGATCGCGGTGACCTCGCAGCTCGGCTTCATCGTGGGCCCCGCGCTCGGCGGTGTCATCATCGCGGGCGCAGGCCTCCCCGGGACGTACGCGGCGGCGGCGGTGGCGATTCTGATCAGCACGGCCCTGCTCGCCACGCTGCCCTCGCTGCCGCCGGGGTCGGACGAGTCCAGTGCCGACGACAAGCGGGAAGGCGTCTTCGCGTCGATCTCCGAGGGATTCCGCTTCGTCCGGCACAACAAGCTCATCCGCGGTGTGTTGATCATCGACCTGTGCGCCACCGGTTTCGGCGTCCCGCAGACACTTTTCCCGCAGCTGGTCGCCGAGGTGTTCCACGGCGGGCCCGAGATGATCGGCTTGCTGGCCGCCGCCCCCGCGGTGGGCGCGCTGCTGGCCTCTGTGAGTTCGGGTTGGACCGGTCTGGTGCGCCGCAGCGGACGGGCGCTGATCGTCGCGGTCCTGCTGATGGGCGCGGCCTACATCGGCTTCGGGCTCAGCCCGCACCTCGTGCCCGCGATGGTGTTCCTGGCGATCATCGGCGGCGTCGACTCGGTATCGGAGATCCTGCGCCGAGCGCTGCTCATGCACCACACCCCGGACCACCTGCAGGGCCGGGTCAACAGCCTCTGGCTGGCCCAGGCGAGCTCGAGCTATTCCTTGGGCAGCACCACTTCCGGGTTCGCCGCGAGCCTGTTCGGACCGGCCTTGGCGATCATCGGGGCGGGCGCGCTGTGCATCAGCGGGGTGGCCGCGCTGGCGTCGACCTCGCCGGAACTGCGAGAGGCGACTCTGACCGTCGACGAAGACACAGTGGACCCAGCTGTGAGCGGGAGCACCGGGAAGGACCCTGGCGCAGAAGTTAGCTTAGGCTAA
- a CDS encoding salicylate synthase, whose product MSTEALLLDEQFTGRLSYHELEVDAPGDPLLVSTRLVESGISDTHVLYERPGAWAVALGALAEITLTPSEAVLELVDGPRTSLRWTDSPVDRVAELLERLAIDGWRAYGWAAFELAYAHAGMPELIPDGETLLHLVVPHTEVRIADGRATIRSTNPDLLDTIRALLVTPAPVRDYEPSPVAVEHSNADAYRASVAAAVEDIRERRLQKVILSRVVEVDHPVDLVGTYVVGRQRNTPARSFLISMGGLRATGFSPEIVAEVDETGWVTTQPLAGTRELSILDADNTDLRADLLSDTKEIFEHAISVKVSWEELTELCEPGSVVVDDYMAIKERGSVQHLASSVSGQLTAGRNPWQAFITLFPAVTASGIPKKAAYPVIQRHETHPRGLYSGAVLTVDQSGALDAALVLRTIFQRDGKTWLRAGAGIVEQSRPERELEETCEKLRSVALHVVRA is encoded by the coding sequence GTGTCAACCGAAGCCCTGCTGCTCGACGAGCAGTTCACCGGCCGCCTGTCGTACCACGAGCTCGAGGTCGACGCGCCCGGCGACCCGCTGCTGGTGAGCACCCGGTTAGTCGAATCCGGCATCTCCGACACCCACGTCCTCTACGAGCGCCCCGGCGCCTGGGCGGTCGCCCTCGGCGCGCTGGCCGAGATCACCCTGACCCCGTCCGAGGCGGTCCTGGAACTGGTCGACGGCCCCCGCACCTCGCTGCGCTGGACGGATTCCCCGGTCGACCGGGTCGCCGAACTCCTTGAGCGGCTGGCGATCGACGGTTGGCGCGCCTACGGCTGGGCCGCCTTCGAACTGGCCTACGCGCACGCGGGCATGCCGGAGCTGATCCCCGACGGCGAGACCCTGCTGCACTTGGTCGTGCCGCACACCGAGGTCCGCATCGCCGACGGGCGCGCCACCATCCGCAGCACCAACCCCGACCTCCTCGACACGATCCGCGCGCTGCTCGTCACCCCCGCGCCCGTGCGCGACTACGAGCCCAGCCCGGTCGCCGTCGAACACTCCAACGCCGACGCCTACCGCGCGTCGGTCGCCGCCGCGGTCGAGGACATCAGGGAACGCAGGCTGCAGAAGGTGATCCTGTCCCGCGTGGTGGAGGTCGACCACCCGGTGGACCTGGTCGGCACCTACGTCGTCGGCAGGCAGCGCAACACCCCGGCCCGCTCGTTCCTGATCAGCATGGGCGGCTTGCGGGCCACCGGTTTCAGCCCGGAGATCGTCGCGGAGGTGGACGAGACCGGCTGGGTCACCACCCAGCCGTTGGCGGGCACCCGCGAACTGTCCATTTTGGACGCGGACAACACCGACCTGCGCGCGGACCTGTTGAGCGACACCAAGGAGATCTTCGAGCACGCCATCTCGGTCAAGGTGTCGTGGGAGGAACTCACCGAGCTGTGCGAGCCGGGCAGCGTGGTGGTCGACGACTACATGGCGATCAAGGAGCGGGGGAGCGTGCAGCACCTGGCTTCGTCGGTGTCGGGGCAGCTGACGGCGGGCCGGAACCCTTGGCAGGCGTTTATCACCCTGTTCCCGGCGGTCACCGCGTCCGGTATCCCGAAGAAGGCGGCCTACCCGGTCATCCAGCGCCACGAGACCCACCCGCGCGGCCTCTACAGCGGAGCGGTGCTGACGGTCGACCAGTCCGGCGCGCTGGACGCGGCCCTGGTTCTGCGCACCATCTTCCAGCGTGATGGGAAGACCTGGCTGCGCGCGGGCGCGGGCATCGTCGAACAGTCCCGCCCCGAGCGCGAGCTGGAGGAGACCTGCGAAAAGCTCCGCAGCGTCGCCCTCCACGTGGTCCGCGCCTGA
- a CDS encoding response regulator → MIRVVLADDEAMIRAGIRGILGSDPGIEVVAEAGGGHEAVELVTAHRPHVAVLDIRMPEMDGLAAATTICRTVPETAVVMLTTFSEDSYIAEALRVGASGFLLKSGDPRELVAGVRAVAEGAAYLSPKIAARVIANLGGEKMSRTTSAIERISALTDREREVLTLVGAGQSNVEIAKRLYLVEGTVKSYVSTILSRLGVRNRVQAAVLAHEAGLIHAEY, encoded by the coding sequence GTGATCCGAGTTGTCCTGGCCGATGACGAGGCGATGATCCGCGCCGGGATCAGGGGCATCCTGGGTTCCGATCCCGGCATCGAGGTCGTCGCCGAGGCCGGTGGCGGGCACGAGGCCGTCGAACTGGTCACCGCGCACCGGCCGCACGTGGCCGTGCTCGACATCCGGATGCCCGAGATGGACGGGCTCGCCGCGGCGACGACCATCTGCCGGACCGTGCCCGAGACCGCCGTGGTCATGCTGACGACGTTCTCCGAGGACAGCTACATCGCCGAGGCGCTCCGCGTGGGCGCGAGCGGCTTCCTGCTGAAGTCCGGTGATCCGCGCGAACTCGTCGCCGGTGTCCGCGCGGTCGCCGAGGGCGCGGCGTATTTGTCGCCGAAGATCGCCGCGCGGGTGATCGCGAACCTCGGCGGGGAGAAGATGTCCCGCACCACCAGCGCGATCGAGCGGATCAGCGCGCTCACCGACCGCGAGCGCGAGGTGCTGACGCTGGTGGGCGCCGGGCAGTCGAACGTGGAGATCGCCAAGCGGCTCTACCTGGTCGAGGGCACGGTCAAAAGCTACGTGAGCACCATCCTCAGCCGCCTCGGCGTGCGCAACCGCGTCCAGGCCGCCGTTCTCGCCCACGAAGCAGGCCTAATTCACGCCGAGTACTGA
- a CDS encoding (2,3-dihydroxybenzoyl)adenylate synthase: protein MTSDLGPDLTEWPADFAERYRRDGYWRDRTLDDLLRQWAADYADRTAVVDGDRRWTYVELERRVGGLAARLHGLGIGRGDRVVVQLPNKAEFVVLCFALFRLGAQPVLALPAHRANEITYLCQTSDAVAYVVADRQAGFDYRDLAREALRAAPALKHVLVVGDPAEFEPLETGAGEVGDLPSTGLASEVALFLLSGGTTGLPKLIPRTHNDYAYNLEASARVCGFDENTVYLAALPIAHNFPFGCPGMLGTFCVGGTVVLAPSPAPPDTFPLIERERVTVTALVPPLALLWMEAVKWAGRDLSSLSVLQVGGAKFKPEAAARVRSTLDCQLQQVFGMAEGLLCYTGLDDPDDVVVGTQGRPMSPADEIRVVDVDGNEVAPGELGELHTRGPYTLRGYYRAAAYNARAFTADGFYRTGDLVRVTETGHLVVEGRVKDIINRGGEKISAEEVENHLLAHPAVRDAALVGMPDDVLGERTCVYVLPRGDAPTLPDLVAFLRSRGLADYKLPDRLEVVDAFPGTGVGKVSKKDLMADITAKLAAGR, encoded by the coding sequence ATGACCAGTGATCTCGGACCGGACCTGACCGAGTGGCCGGCGGACTTCGCCGAGCGCTACCGGCGGGACGGCTATTGGCGCGACCGCACGCTCGACGACCTGCTTCGGCAGTGGGCGGCGGACTACGCCGACCGCACCGCCGTGGTCGACGGCGACCGCCGCTGGACCTATGTCGAACTCGAGCGGAGGGTGGGCGGCCTGGCCGCCCGCCTGCACGGGCTCGGCATCGGCCGCGGCGACCGGGTCGTGGTGCAGCTGCCGAACAAGGCGGAGTTCGTGGTGCTGTGCTTCGCGCTGTTCCGGCTCGGCGCCCAGCCGGTGCTGGCACTGCCCGCCCATCGCGCCAACGAGATCACCTATCTGTGCCAGACCAGCGACGCGGTCGCGTACGTGGTGGCCGACCGGCAAGCCGGATTCGACTACCGCGACCTCGCCCGCGAAGCCCTGCGCGCGGCACCCGCGCTCAAACACGTCCTGGTTGTGGGAGACCCGGCCGAGTTCGAGCCGCTGGAAACCGGTGCTGGGGAGGTGGGGGACCTCCCCAGCACCGGGCTTGCCTCCGAGGTCGCACTGTTCCTGCTTTCAGGCGGGACAACGGGACTTCCGAAGCTGATTCCCCGTACGCACAACGACTACGCGTACAACCTCGAGGCCAGTGCGCGCGTGTGCGGCTTCGACGAGAACACCGTCTACCTGGCCGCTTTGCCGATCGCGCACAACTTCCCGTTCGGCTGCCCCGGCATGCTCGGCACGTTCTGCGTGGGTGGAACCGTTGTGCTGGCGCCGAGTCCGGCCCCGCCCGACACGTTCCCGCTCATCGAGCGTGAGCGGGTCACCGTCACCGCGCTGGTGCCGCCGCTGGCGCTGCTGTGGATGGAGGCGGTGAAGTGGGCGGGCCGTGACCTGTCCAGCCTCTCCGTGCTCCAGGTCGGTGGCGCCAAGTTCAAGCCCGAGGCCGCCGCCCGCGTCCGGTCCACTTTGGACTGCCAGTTGCAGCAGGTGTTCGGCATGGCCGAGGGACTGCTCTGCTACACCGGCCTCGACGACCCCGACGACGTCGTCGTGGGCACCCAGGGCCGCCCGATGTCGCCCGCCGACGAGATCCGTGTCGTCGACGTGGACGGCAACGAGGTCGCGCCCGGCGAACTCGGCGAGCTGCACACCCGCGGCCCCTACACGCTGCGCGGCTACTACCGAGCCGCCGCCTACAACGCCCGCGCGTTCACCGCCGACGGCTTCTACCGCACCGGAGACCTGGTCCGGGTCACCGAGACCGGGCACCTGGTCGTCGAGGGACGCGTGAAGGACATCATCAACCGCGGCGGGGAGAAGATCTCCGCCGAAGAGGTCGAGAACCACCTGCTCGCCCACCCGGCCGTCCGCGACGCCGCCCTCGTCGGCATGCCCGACGACGTGCTCGGCGAACGGACCTGCGTCTACGTGCTGCCGCGCGGCGACGCGCCGACCCTGCCCGACCTGGTCGCCTTCCTGCGCTCGCGGGGGCTGGCTGACTACAAGCTGCCCGACCGGCTCGAAGTCGTCGACGCGTTCCCGGGAACCGGGGTCGGCAAGGTCAGCAAGAAAGACCTGATGGCCGACATCACGGCCAAGCTGGCGGCCGGCCGATGA
- a CDS encoding ABC transporter ATP-binding protein — protein sequence MITLRGLTKRYGERTAVNGLTLEVRPGKVTGFLGPNGAGKSTTMRMILGLDAPSEGSALIGGKRYVDLVNPLREVGALLEAKAVHPGRSARGHLLAEAHTHGIPAKRVDQILEFVGLADVARKRSGSFSLGMSQRLGIACALLGDPETLILDEPVNGLDPDGVRWVRDLVRALADQGRTVFMSSHLMTEMQLVADHLVIIGKGELIADAPMAELIAKSSGQSVRFRGRDTHGVEALAARLASDSVEVTRDGALELVVRGATVERVGDLCHELGVRVRELNAAEASLEQTYMRLTAGSVEYGESDSLRAANQQEAQV from the coding sequence GTGATCACGTTGCGGGGCTTGACGAAACGGTACGGGGAGCGGACCGCGGTCAACGGTCTCACGCTGGAGGTCCGCCCCGGGAAGGTCACCGGCTTCCTCGGCCCGAACGGGGCGGGCAAATCGACCACCATGCGGATGATCCTCGGGCTGGACGCCCCGAGCGAGGGTTCCGCGCTGATCGGCGGCAAGCGCTACGTCGACCTGGTCAACCCCCTGCGCGAGGTCGGCGCGCTGCTGGAGGCCAAGGCCGTGCACCCAGGCCGCTCCGCCCGCGGCCACCTGCTGGCCGAGGCGCACACCCACGGCATCCCCGCCAAGCGGGTCGACCAGATCCTCGAGTTCGTCGGCCTGGCGGACGTGGCCCGCAAGCGGTCCGGCTCGTTCTCCCTGGGCATGAGCCAGCGGCTGGGCATCGCGTGCGCGCTGCTCGGCGACCCGGAGACCCTCATCCTCGACGAACCGGTCAACGGGCTCGACCCGGACGGTGTGCGCTGGGTCAGGGACCTGGTCCGGGCGCTCGCCGACCAGGGGCGGACCGTGTTCATGTCCAGCCACCTGATGACCGAGATGCAGCTGGTCGCCGACCACCTGGTGATCATCGGCAAGGGCGAGCTCATCGCCGACGCGCCGATGGCGGAGCTGATCGCGAAGTCCTCCGGCCAGTCCGTGCGGTTCCGCGGCCGCGACACCCACGGGGTGGAGGCGCTGGCCGCGCGGTTGGCGAGCGACTCGGTCGAGGTCACCCGCGACGGCGCGTTGGAGCTGGTCGTTCGGGGCGCGACGGTGGAGCGCGTCGGCGACCTCTGCCACGAGTTGGGCGTTCGGGTGCGCGAGCTCAACGCGGCCGAGGCCTCGCTGGAACAGACCTACATGCGACTCACCGCGGGCAGTGTCGAGTACGGCGAGTCCGACTCGCTGCGCGCCGCGAACCAACAGGAAGCGCAGGTGTGA
- a CDS encoding ABC transporter substrate-binding protein yields the protein MNSTRPRRAVRLAAAVLAAALVGTLAACASADSSKPAGPASEAATGPWEFTDDRGTKVSLPSKPKRIVAQVHAAAALWDFGVKPVGVFGPQRKPDGTPDPQVGSVDLNTVKSVGAEFGEFNLEEYTKLQPDLVVTIMYGPALWYVPEEAKPKIEKLAPIVGIRLDGKSAAESIKKFGELAKSLGADIDAPAVKEAKADFDKASADVTAAAKGNAGLKVAMVIGEQGGYWVADPKWHGDAILFKELGVDVVAPGKPDASFGFEKLSWEQAGLYPADLVLEDARTLGMTPAELAAKFPTWKEIAAVKANQVGNWRAETASSYKEYAKVLKELAEKVKSARADVVS from the coding sequence ATGAATTCCACCCGCCCCCGCCGAGCCGTCCGGCTCGCGGCCGCAGTGCTGGCAGCCGCGCTCGTCGGCACCCTGGCCGCCTGTGCCTCCGCCGATAGCAGCAAGCCTGCCGGACCGGCTTCGGAAGCAGCGACCGGGCCGTGGGAGTTCACCGATGACCGCGGCACCAAGGTGTCGCTGCCTTCCAAGCCCAAGCGCATCGTGGCCCAGGTGCACGCCGCCGCGGCCCTGTGGGACTTCGGCGTCAAGCCGGTCGGCGTGTTCGGCCCGCAGCGCAAGCCCGACGGCACCCCGGACCCGCAGGTCGGCAGCGTCGACCTGAACACGGTCAAGTCCGTGGGCGCCGAGTTCGGCGAGTTCAACCTGGAGGAGTACACCAAGCTCCAGCCCGACCTGGTCGTCACGATCATGTACGGCCCGGCGCTCTGGTACGTCCCGGAGGAGGCCAAGCCCAAGATCGAGAAGCTGGCCCCGATCGTCGGCATCCGGCTCGACGGCAAGTCCGCGGCCGAGTCGATCAAGAAGTTCGGTGAGCTGGCCAAGTCGCTCGGCGCCGACATCGACGCCCCCGCCGTCAAGGAAGCCAAGGCGGACTTCGACAAGGCCTCCGCGGACGTCACCGCGGCCGCGAAGGGGAACGCGGGACTCAAGGTCGCCATGGTGATCGGCGAGCAGGGAGGCTACTGGGTCGCGGACCCGAAGTGGCACGGTGACGCCATCCTCTTCAAGGAACTCGGCGTCGACGTCGTCGCCCCCGGCAAGCCCGACGCGTCCTTCGGCTTCGAGAAGCTGAGTTGGGAACAGGCGGGCCTCTATCCGGCCGACCTCGTCCTCGAGGACGCGCGGACCCTGGGCATGACCCCGGCCGAGCTGGCGGCGAAGTTCCCCACCTGGAAGGAGATCGCCGCGGTCAAGGCGAACCAGGTCGGCAACTGGCGCGCGGAGACGGCGTCGAGCTACAAGGAATACGCCAAGGTGCTCAAGGAACTGGCCGAGAAGGTCAAGAGCGCGCGCGCCGACGTCGTTTCCTAG
- a CDS encoding amidohydrolase — protein MILDVKLVRGRILTMDPDHPAAHTVGVWRGRIVGLDDDVAGLPARRTVDLDGATVLPGFVDAHTHLTWAGRARRTIDVSGCRTAGQVLDALRGAAGEGWIEGSGYDRRALDRPVTAADLDTVSADRNIYVQDVSGHACVVNSAVLTQLPGIVSDGWLTETDQSAARALRLPYSLDEICEDLRHSARQVLSEGITTCAEAGVGAGLLASSPVEVAAYQRADLPIRVQLMVSADVLRPVGAHVDDGITRSIDLGLRSGFGGDRLSIGALKVWTDGGMMARTAALTEPYVGTDNTGVLLDERAAILDGHAAGWQLAVHAIGDRAVDFALDTIAEAQSRAPRPDARHRIEHCGLVRPDQLTRIAELGLIPVLQPTFLWAYGDDYSAIMGPQRAPWMYRGRSFLDHGITIAGSSDRPVADGAPLRAIEFMVERKSVNGGHIGAGEEITVDEAIAAYTLGGAYACGLEAELGSITPGKLADLTVLADDPRTAAHISAVEVLATVVGGDFAFGRWAETPGAAC, from the coding sequence GTGATCCTCGACGTCAAGCTCGTGCGTGGCCGAATCCTCACCATGGACCCCGACCACCCCGCCGCGCACACAGTCGGGGTGTGGCGGGGGCGGATCGTCGGGCTCGATGACGACGTCGCGGGCCTGCCCGCCAGGCGGACGGTCGACCTCGACGGTGCCACCGTCCTCCCCGGTTTCGTCGACGCCCACACTCACCTCACCTGGGCCGGACGGGCGCGGCGGACCATCGACGTGTCCGGGTGCCGCACGGCCGGGCAGGTGCTCGACGCGCTGCGGGGCGCGGCGGGGGAGGGGTGGATCGAGGGGTCCGGCTACGACCGGCGCGCGTTGGACCGGCCGGTGACCGCGGCCGACCTCGACACGGTCAGCGCCGACCGGAACATCTACGTGCAGGACGTCTCCGGACACGCGTGCGTGGTCAACTCAGCGGTGCTCACGCAGCTGCCGGGCATCGTCAGCGACGGGTGGCTCACCGAGACCGACCAGTCCGCGGCCCGGGCCCTGCGGCTGCCGTACTCCCTCGACGAGATCTGCGAAGACCTGCGCCACAGCGCTCGGCAAGTGCTGTCGGAGGGCATCACGACCTGCGCGGAGGCCGGTGTCGGCGCCGGGCTCCTCGCGAGCAGCCCGGTCGAGGTCGCCGCGTATCAGCGGGCGGACCTGCCCATCCGCGTGCAGCTCATGGTGTCGGCCGACGTGCTGCGTCCGGTCGGCGCGCACGTGGACGACGGGATCACCCGGTCGATCGACCTGGGGCTGCGCAGCGGATTCGGCGGCGACCGGCTGTCCATCGGCGCGCTCAAGGTGTGGACCGACGGCGGCATGATGGCGCGTACCGCCGCCCTGACCGAGCCGTACGTGGGCACCGACAACACCGGTGTCCTCCTCGACGAGCGCGCCGCCATCCTCGACGGGCACGCGGCGGGCTGGCAGCTCGCCGTGCACGCCATCGGCGACCGGGCCGTCGACTTCGCGCTCGACACCATCGCCGAGGCCCAGTCCCGCGCCCCGCGGCCGGACGCGCGCCACCGGATCGAGCACTGTGGACTCGTGCGGCCTGACCAACTGACACGGATCGCCGAACTCGGCCTCATCCCGGTGCTGCAGCCGACCTTCCTCTGGGCCTACGGCGACGACTACTCCGCGATCATGGGCCCGCAACGCGCGCCTTGGATGTACCGGGGACGGTCCTTCCTCGACCACGGCATCACGATCGCGGGCAGCTCCGACCGCCCCGTCGCCGACGGCGCACCGCTGCGCGCCATCGAGTTCATGGTCGAGCGCAAGTCCGTCAACGGCGGACACATCGGCGCGGGCGAGGAGATCACCGTGGACGAGGCCATCGCCGCGTACACCCTCGGCGGCGCCTACGCGTGCGGGCTGGAAGCGGAGCTGGGCAGCATCACCCCGGGCAAGCTCGCCGACTTGACGGTGCTGGCCGACGACCCCCGCACCGCCGCCCACATTTCGGCCGTGGAGGTGCTGGCCACGGTCGTGGGCGGTGACTTCGCCTTCGGCCGGTGGGCGGAGACACCGGGGGCGGCCTGCTGA